One segment of Brassica napus cultivar Da-Ae chromosome C3, Da-Ae, whole genome shotgun sequence DNA contains the following:
- the LOC111203743 gene encoding uncharacterized protein LOC111203743: MLQLKPIVSELMRCAIGDGKTTSFCYDHWTNLGPLIGVAGQTGPPSLRVRIGASVSDATVDGTWRFPAARSHEIQNIQMIPAPVVFWHKVIWFKENIPRNTFMSWLALLRRLPTKDIIRRWGLNLTDQCVRCNSAVETHHHCFFECSFSSALWLKFGSNILPNPPEDLHSAAAWIASSSRVFCSKQVILLEFFFQSIIYIIWRERNSRIFTSVSSSSSVLHLALDRLLRDRLLSSPAPSPAGPLLLQLYFAFYRPP; the protein is encoded by the exons ATGCTGCAACTAAAACCCATTGTATCAGAACTTATGAGATGTGCTATTGGAGATGGGAAAACAACTAGTTTCTGCTATGATCACTGGACAAATTTGGGTCCATTAATTGGAGTGGCGGGTCAAACTGGTCCTCCCAGTCTAAGAGTCAGGATTGGTGCTTCGGTGTCTGATGCAACGGTTGATGGGACTTGGAGGTTCCCTGCTGCTAGGTCTCACGAAATTCAGAATATCCAGATG ATCCCGGCACCAGTTGTGTTTTGGCATAAAGTCATTTGGTTCAAGGAAAACATTCCTAGAAACACGTTCATGTCCTGGTTGGCTCTCCTTCGACGGCTTCCTACTAAGGACATAATTCGACGATGGGGTCTAAATCTGACTGATCAGTGCGTGCGCTGCAACTCGGCGGTCGAAACGCATCACCACTGTTTCTTCGAATGCAGCTTCTCCTCTGCGCTTTGGCTGAAGTTTGGATCTAATATTCTGCCCAACCCGCCTGAAGACTTACACTCAGCAGCAGCTTGGATTGCATCATCCAGTCGAGTATTCTGCAGCAAGCAAGTGATTCTCCTCGAGTTTTTCTTTCAGTCCATCATCTATATCATCTGGAGAGAAAGGAACTCGCGTATCTTCACCTCGGTGTCCTCCTCGTCGAGTGTTCTTCATCTGGCGCTTGATAGGTTACTTCGTGACCGGCTTCTTTCATCCCCAGCACCCTCTCCAGCCGGTCCTTTGCTCCTTCAGCTTTATTTTGCCTTTTATCGGCCTCCTTAG